Proteins encoded together in one candidate division WOR-3 bacterium window:
- a CDS encoding porin, whose translation MKGRRFLLIVALILFPPNPCLQAEITVVPDRLKVDGLIQAYALFWQGINSTGWVTTGFEFQKRLAVFGLTGELLKGVSARMEFDFSRLYLRDLFVDFRWENGMALRLGQFKTPLNFESETREQDLRVEDYSLLYTDVLKPGDIRDIGLSLSYAPPCPGKFDYRLFGTVVNGTGPNSGDNNGWKDVSCRVIGKPFADYDIWIGGSGYYGWVYPEAVRWLGVAGEIRWKQRGFSSQLELIYRKFQNRMTLAGFVEGGYDFGFFVPGTRLELIARDNGKFQGRGLAALGLDIVEGRLKVLLGYQYHTLLGDWGYQGVIAQLQAVL comes from the coding sequence TTGAAGGGGAGAAGATTCCTTCTTATCGTCGCCCTTATTCTTTTTCCGCCGAACCCCTGTTTGCAGGCGGAAATCACCGTTGTTCCGGACCGGTTAAAGGTTGATGGGCTAATTCAGGCTTATGCCCTGTTCTGGCAGGGGATAAACAGCACCGGGTGGGTAACAACCGGATTTGAGTTTCAGAAGCGGCTGGCGGTTTTCGGTTTAACCGGAGAACTGCTTAAAGGGGTTAGCGCCCGGATGGAGTTTGACTTCAGCCGACTGTATCTGCGGGACCTGTTTGTCGATTTTCGGTGGGAAAACGGAATGGCGCTGCGCCTTGGGCAGTTTAAAACCCCGCTTAATTTTGAGAGCGAAACCCGGGAACAGGATTTGAGAGTTGAGGACTATTCGCTCTTGTATACCGATGTGCTGAAACCTGGTGATATCCGCGATATCGGTTTGAGTTTGTCCTATGCTCCGCCCTGTCCAGGAAAGTTTGATTACCGGCTGTTTGGCACGGTGGTTAACGGGACCGGACCAAACAGCGGCGATAACAACGGCTGGAAGGATGTCAGTTGCCGTGTAATTGGAAAACCGTTTGCCGATTATGACATCTGGATTGGGGGGAGCGGATATTATGGTTGGGTTTATCCCGAGGCGGTACGCTGGTTAGGGGTTGCGGGTGAGATCCGGTGGAAACAGCGGGGCTTTTCTTCTCAACTGGAGTTGATTTACCGGAAATTCCAGAACCGGATGACACTGGCTGGATTTGTTGAAGGCGGTTACGATTTCGGTTTTTTTGTGCCCGGGACGCGACTGGAGTTGATTGCCCGGGACAACGGCAAATTCCAGGGGCGGGGGCTTGCGGCACTGGGGCTGGACATTGTTGAGGGGAGGTTGAAGGTTCTTCTCGGTTATCAATATCACACCCTGCTTGGTGATTGGGGATACCAGGGTGTGATTGCTCAGTTGCAGGCGGTGCTTTAA
- a CDS encoding T9SS type A sorting domain-containing protein: MNFLRVVSFLLTVLFFGTTSAQLDTAWLRQFDGTARGEEIFSDMVVDRVGNVYVTGVTGTIAQTADIVVQKYDSTGQLVWTATYDGRAHQDDSAAALVVDSLGQVYVCGWVIDTVMDIDWVTLKYSATGQLLWAKTWRRAFNQDDAALALCLDRLGRVIVTGYSSDSTGNTDYCTICYNGTTGDTVWVRYYNRTPENDEDISYSICVDDSNNVYVTGTSYDDGTDYDIATIRYTPTGVRSWLRRKNNYPWVGDDYGMKIKFDPVTSTIVIGGIVYDDNQDYNYFTMKYSRNGDSLWARAYNRYPANNEDLLYGLTLDQAGNVFVTGTSLDDVTDYDIATVSYTSAGVPRWTQRYDGAMLEDEGTDIVVDSLGQVLVIGNVDTRTTVRDIGVLKYDNTGNLLYSYLWDNPASHNEDLGYRIVTSRNGFLYIGGMSFNDSTGYDLLIGKFYEVQHDFALTALVVPESLWIEDSFVPGAVVKNLAINRDSCWIKLTVTPGEYRDSVWLNLTPGMVETVEFNVFRAESSGLFTVTCWSELIGDERRFNDTLGAELIVWEESVAVAEPKRVFGISALTVAPNPVRNEGLVHLTGTPMGNVSLRMYDRTGALVQKWNLVFSGEGGSGQQTVRLDVRNLPTGVYFLRVDDARGKQVRKVIVQH, translated from the coding sequence ATGAACTTTTTGCGTGTTGTGTCGTTTCTCTTGACGGTTTTGTTCTTTGGAACTACATCGGCACAGCTTGATACCGCCTGGTTGCGGCAGTTTGATGGTACGGCAAGAGGCGAAGAGATTTTTTCTGATATGGTAGTTGACAGGGTGGGCAATGTTTATGTAACGGGGGTGACAGGTACGATAGCGCAAACCGCGGACATTGTTGTTCAAAAATACGATTCAACAGGTCAACTGGTCTGGACTGCCACCTATGACGGCCGAGCACACCAGGACGACTCGGCAGCAGCACTGGTTGTGGACAGTCTGGGCCAGGTTTATGTATGCGGTTGGGTGATTGACACGGTGATGGACATCGATTGGGTGACGCTGAAATATTCCGCAACCGGTCAGTTGCTCTGGGCAAAAACCTGGCGCCGGGCGTTTAATCAAGATGACGCGGCGCTGGCACTCTGTCTTGACCGCTTGGGCCGGGTGATTGTTACCGGTTACAGTTCGGATAGTACCGGTAACACAGATTACTGCACCATCTGCTACAACGGGACAACCGGTGATACCGTTTGGGTTCGTTATTACAACCGGACCCCGGAAAACGACGAGGACATTTCCTATTCGATCTGTGTTGATGACTCTAACAATGTCTATGTTACCGGAACCAGTTACGATGACGGCACCGATTATGATATTGCGACGATTCGTTACACACCAACCGGTGTCCGGAGCTGGTTGCGGCGTAAGAATAACTACCCCTGGGTCGGCGATGACTACGGAATGAAAATTAAGTTTGACCCGGTGACAAGCACGATTGTTATCGGGGGCATTGTCTATGACGACAATCAGGATTACAACTATTTTACGATGAAGTACAGTCGGAATGGCGACTCGCTCTGGGCACGGGCGTACAACCGTTACCCTGCCAACAACGAGGATTTGCTTTACGGGTTGACATTGGACCAGGCGGGCAATGTGTTTGTGACCGGTACCAGTCTTGACGATGTAACCGATTACGACATCGCCACGGTGTCTTACACATCAGCCGGGGTGCCGCGCTGGACCCAGCGTTATGATGGCGCAATGCTGGAAGACGAAGGTACGGATATCGTTGTTGACTCTTTAGGTCAGGTGCTGGTGATTGGTAATGTTGACACACGGACAACAGTCCGCGATATCGGGGTGCTGAAGTACGACAACACGGGCAATTTGCTTTATTCTTATCTCTGGGACAATCCGGCAAGTCATAATGAGGACCTGGGCTACCGGATTGTTACAAGCCGCAATGGGTTTTTATATATCGGCGGTATGAGTTTTAACGATTCAACCGGTTACGACCTGTTAATCGGCAAGTTTTACGAGGTGCAGCACGATTTTGCCCTGACCGCTTTGGTTGTCCCGGAATCGCTCTGGATAGAAGATTCGTTTGTGCCCGGCGCGGTTGTTAAAAATCTGGCGATAAACCGAGACAGTTGCTGGATAAAACTAACTGTGACCCCGGGCGAATACCGTGATAGTGTATGGTTGAATCTCACACCGGGAATGGTTGAAACCGTTGAATTCAATGTCTTTCGCGCTGAGAGCAGCGGATTGTTTACCGTTACTTGTTGGAGTGAACTGATTGGCGATGAACGGCGGTTTAACGATACCCTCGGCGCGGAACTTATCGTCTGGGAGGAGAGTGTGGCGGTTGCCGAACCAAAACGGGTTTTTGGAATATCGGCATTAACAGTTGCCCCGAATCCGGTTCGTAATGAAGGGTTGGTGCATCTAACAGGAACACCTATGGGAAATGTCAGTCTTCGGATGTACGACCGGACCGGTGCGCTGGTGCAGAAATGGAACTTGGTTTTCAGCGGTGAGGGCGGTAGCGGGCAACAAACAGTGCGGCTGGATGTTCGTAATTTGCCAACCGGAGTTTATTTCCTGCGCGTGGACGACGCCAGGGGTAAGCAGGTAAGAAAGGTTATTGTTCAGCATTAG
- a CDS encoding NYN domain-containing protein, producing MNRSNRTGVFIDVQNVQETFERQGKEVRYDAVIRHILTTGNRERESCKFVAFVPFRRDDERRQRLIDALSFQGYRVVAKPVRERPDGTIKANMDIEITLEILSMSEWLDEIVLVTGDGDFVALVDWLSKRGKRVISIGLGRGFTSVELIRACDEYINLDEIEGAVKAQFPNKEWEQPPPGTTPPVL from the coding sequence ATGAATCGTTCAAATAGAACTGGAGTGTTTATCGATGTTCAAAATGTTCAGGAAACATTTGAAAGACAGGGTAAAGAGGTTCGCTACGACGCCGTAATTCGCCACATCCTGACCACAGGAAATCGCGAACGGGAAAGTTGTAAATTCGTCGCCTTTGTCCCGTTCCGGCGGGATGATGAACGGCGCCAGCGCCTGATCGACGCCCTCTCGTTTCAGGGTTACCGGGTTGTTGCCAAACCGGTACGGGAAAGGCCCGACGGCACCATTAAAGCCAATATGGACATTGAAATCACCCTCGAGATTCTCTCAATGAGCGAATGGCTGGACGAAATTGTCCTGGTAACCGGTGATGGCGACTTTGTTGCTCTGGTTGACTGGCTTTCCAAACGGGGTAAGCGCGTCATATCAATTGGTTTGGGTCGGGGATTCACTTCAGTTGAACTGATTCGCGCCTGTGACGAATACATCAACCTCGACGAAATTGAAGGGGCGGTGAAGGCACAATTTCCCAACAAGGAGTGGGAACAGCCACCCCCGGGAACCACACCGCCTGTACTATGA
- the tsaB gene encoding tRNA (adenosine(37)-N6)-threonylcarbamoyltransferase complex dimerization subunit type 1 TsaB has translation MSPIYLALDTSGTRTALALVKDDKPIFETSATAPYGHNEKLLDLLKEALDQTGITLNQITAICLTIGPGMFTSLRVGLSVAKGLALTGKLPLKGVNTLYALAATAEEHSQPVLALIDARRGELYTGLYYQGTPIIKPSVLPPEQLPTIITQSRLPATVVRVAGDGTRLALPFLNNMHLAVETTDIIYPAPVTIARIGAKLLAFEGADEIDHLEPIYLRRTDAELKRQQLS, from the coding sequence ATGAGCCCAATCTATCTTGCCCTCGACACCAGCGGTACTCGAACGGCGCTGGCGCTGGTCAAAGACGATAAACCGATATTTGAAACCAGTGCTACCGCGCCCTATGGCCACAATGAAAAACTGCTCGATTTGCTTAAAGAGGCGCTCGACCAGACCGGGATAACATTGAACCAGATCACCGCAATCTGTCTTACTATCGGTCCGGGAATGTTCACCTCGCTCCGGGTAGGATTAAGCGTCGCAAAAGGGCTTGCCTTAACAGGAAAACTGCCTCTTAAAGGAGTCAATACACTTTACGCCCTTGCCGCCACCGCTGAAGAACATTCCCAGCCGGTGCTGGCGTTGATTGATGCCCGGCGCGGGGAACTCTACACTGGCTTATACTACCAGGGCACACCCATTATAAAACCATCGGTGCTACCACCCGAACAGTTACCGACAATTATCACCCAATCCCGCTTACCCGCCACGGTAGTCCGTGTTGCTGGTGATGGTACCCGGCTTGCCCTCCCGTTTCTGAACAACATGCACTTAGCCGTTGAGACCACAGATATCATCTATCCGGCACCGGTCACGATTGCCCGAATCGGCGCAAAACTTCTTGCTTTTGAAGGAGCGGACGAAATCGACCATCTGGAACCAATCTATCTGCGCCGCACCGATGCCGAATTAAAACGGCAGCAGTTGAGTTAA
- a CDS encoding type III pantothenate kinase, translating into MILTVLVGNFNTRLVLWEKNRIKMRKIVPTNQVLERLNRLIPNRALQGAALASVVPKVTLRLYQTLCRHTKTLLVTTRTPTPLKIVYRKKSLGVDRLCAAVGGILRYQQNLIIIDFGTAITFNIVHYQEKALLGGPILPNARIMFTALRDHTAQLPMVELHPRENPFVKSTRTAIQAGVFNLILGGIERIIEQIRCRTKAHYQIIATGGEAQIFSKKCQLINKVDPELTSFGLAQIYYFNRRTK; encoded by the coding sequence ATGATTCTCACCGTCCTCGTCGGTAACTTCAACACCCGCCTTGTCCTCTGGGAGAAAAATCGTATCAAGATGCGGAAAATCGTGCCCACAAACCAGGTGTTAGAACGGCTGAACCGGCTCATCCCCAACCGGGCGCTGCAAGGCGCGGCGCTCGCTTCGGTTGTTCCCAAAGTTACCCTGCGGTTGTATCAAACACTCTGCCGGCACACCAAAACCTTACTTGTCACCACCCGCACCCCCACTCCCCTGAAGATTGTTTACCGAAAGAAGTCGCTCGGCGTTGACCGGCTCTGTGCTGCGGTCGGCGGCATTCTCCGCTATCAACAGAACCTGATTATCATCGACTTCGGCACCGCGATAACCTTCAACATCGTGCACTACCAGGAAAAGGCATTGCTCGGTGGTCCAATCCTGCCCAACGCCCGAATAATGTTCACCGCCCTTAGAGACCACACCGCTCAGTTACCGATGGTCGAATTGCACCCCCGGGAAAACCCGTTTGTCAAAAGTACCAGGACCGCCATCCAGGCTGGGGTTTTTAACCTTATCCTCGGCGGCATCGAGCGCATAATTGAACAAATCCGCTGCCGGACAAAGGCGCATTACCAGATTATCGCCACCGGTGGTGAAGCACAAATCTTTAGTAAGAAATGTCAATTGATTAACAAAGTTGACCCGGAACTTACCAGTTTCGGGTTGGCGCAAATATACTATTTTAACCGGAGGACAAAATGA